In a genomic window of Trichoderma atroviride chromosome 4, complete sequence:
- a CDS encoding uncharacterized protein (EggNog:ENOG41~TransMembrane:1 (i59-80o)): MGILSALSSFFSRIPTFARRPGWIAARAISLRLHQFPTDDEDGDEEGNGKPRRQRCHPIFKILLFILALAGAAALFVRFFEVSRLPNLSRPSISYPYSVIPMWSSDREAAPVPVLGEASFDYGMYFPAQGNNYFPLVAPYNEPPRHRPKTPLFIAFTRNNAMMRQTVLGYIASGWPREDIVIIDNSGTADANNLKLLSDSNPFSLDYDLFRYRYGVSILQTSVLLNFAQLQNFMLRVAMARHWPYYFWSHMDVGILSHEEETPYTSFYERVLNILSEAEASRLSGKGKWGVKFFNFDYLTLVNVDAWRHAGGWDVFIPYYTTDCDAYGRLRMLGYDIDRVGAGHIWDVADMVEDPEIRFFPPSSQPRSDKDGESPNNATSEDDNAPNSERFKALRQELQKFQDDKIANTKGRNTWQNMQKGGKGEPWTYDPAGFQVAWWETADSGKRLFEHKWGGEGCDVFDLKKTLDDIWRDAEQ, encoded by the coding sequence ATGGGTATACTATCAGCCctcagctccttcttctcgaggATCCCGACCTTTGCTCGCAGGCCTGGGTGGATTGCTGCTCGCGCCATCTCTCTACGACTCCATCAATTCCCAaccgatgacgaggatggcgatgaagaaggcaatgGCAAACCGCGAAGGCAGCGATGCCATCCCATTTTCAAGATATTGCTCTTCATTCTTGCTCTAgcaggtgctgctgctctgttTGTTAGATTCTTTGAAGTCTCTCGCCTCCCCAACCTCTCTCGGCCGAGCATATCATACCCGTACTCGGTCATCCCGATGTGGTCGTCGGACAGAGAAGCAGCACCTGTTCCCGTGCTGGGAGAAGCGTCATTTGATTATGGAATGTATTTCCCAGCGCAAGGCAACAACTACTTCCCCCTTGTGGCTCCCTACAACGAGCCTCCTCGCCACCGACCGAAAACAccgctcttcatcgcctttACAAGGAACAATGCCATGATGCGGCAGACAGTGCTTGGGTATATTGCCAGCGGGTGGCCGAGAGAAGACATTGTCATCATTGACAACAGTGGCACTGCCGACGCCAACAACCTGAAACTCTTGTCGGACTCGAACCCCTTTTCCCTCGACTACGACTTGTTTCGTTACCGATACGGCGTGTCGATTCTGCAGACGTCTGTCCTTCTCAACTTTGCTCAGTTGCAAAACTTCATGTTGAGAGTGGCAATGGCGCGTCACTGGCCGTATTATTTCTGGAGCCACATGGACGTTGGCATCCTGAGCCACGAAGAAGAGACGCCCTACACATCATTCTACGAGCGCGTTCTAAACATTCTCAGCGAAGCAGAGGCATCCAGATTATCCGGCAAGGGCAAATGGGGCGTCAAATTCTTCAACTTTGACTACCTCACGCTGGTCAATGTGGATGCATGGCGCCACGCTGGAGGCTGGGACGTGTTTATCCCCTACTACACCACCGACTGCGACGCGTACGGACGCCTGAGAATGCTAGGATACGACATTGATCGCGTGGGCGCAGGTCACATATGGGATGTCGCCGACATGGTCGAAGATCCCGAAATCAGGTTCTTCCCTCCCAGCTCCCAGCCGAGATCTGACAAGGACGGCGAGTCACCCAACAATGCCACCTCTGAAGACGACAACGCGCCGAATTCGGAACGATTCAAAGCCCTGAGACAAGAGCTGCAGAAGTTTCAAGACGACAAAATAGCCAACACGAAAGGCCGAAACACATGGCAGAATATGCAAAAGGGAGGCAAGGGAGAGCCGTGGACATATGATCCCGCGGGCTTCC